The following are encoded together in the Longimicrobiaceae bacterium genome:
- the msrA gene encoding peptide-methionine (S)-S-oxide reductase MsrA, translating into MKLHVSFLAVLSMFVTASAAACQAPPAEADAPSAAAAAPASAQQGLKTATFAGGCFWCVEEAFDAAEGVVSTTSGYMGGHVRNPTYKQVSAGGTGHAEVVQVVYDPRKIGYAELLNVFWRNVDPVTPNRQFCDVGSQYRSAIFAHDAEQRRLADASKAALDRSGKLSGPVVTEVVPAAKFYPAEEYHQDYYRKNPIRYKYYKFSCGRARRLEEVWGKQ; encoded by the coding sequence ATGAAGCTTCACGTGTCGTTCCTGGCCGTGCTGTCCATGTTCGTCACCGCGAGTGCGGCCGCCTGCCAGGCGCCCCCGGCCGAAGCCGACGCGCCGTCCGCGGCCGCGGCGGCCCCGGCCTCCGCGCAGCAGGGGCTGAAGACGGCGACCTTCGCCGGCGGGTGCTTCTGGTGCGTGGAGGAGGCCTTCGACGCGGCGGAGGGGGTGGTCTCCACCACCTCCGGCTACATGGGGGGCCACGTGCGGAACCCCACCTACAAGCAGGTCTCGGCCGGCGGGACCGGGCACGCCGAGGTGGTCCAGGTCGTGTACGACCCCCGGAAGATCGGCTATGCCGAGCTGCTGAACGTCTTCTGGCGGAACGTGGATCCGGTCACGCCCAACCGGCAGTTCTGCGACGTGGGGTCGCAGTACCGCTCGGCCATCTTCGCGCACGACGCGGAGCAGCGGCGGCTGGCGGATGCCTCGAAGGCGGCGCTGGACCGGTCCGGGAAGCTCTCCGGCCCCGTGGTGACGGAGGTCGTCCCCGCTGCGAAGTTCTACCCGGCGGAGGAGTACCACCAGGACTACTACCGCAAGAACCCGATCCGCTACAAGTACTACAAGTTCAGCTGCGGACGCGCTCGGCGGCTGGAAGAGGTCTGGGGCAAGCAGTAG